One segment of Methylocella silvestris BL2 DNA contains the following:
- a CDS encoding ABC transporter substrate-binding protein, with protein sequence MTNRQDSDKPAGVASSRRIFIAGAAAAAVGAPAALAAGRVFAFPRAAIDAQGLPICSVAADGPAPAAGPLKKITFAWNAGAPCLVAVTVAKDKGFFARHGLDVDLINYSGSTDQLLETLATGKADAAIGMALRWLKPLEQGFDVKIIASTHGGCLRLLVPADSGLGDLKDLKGKTIAVSDMNAPGKNFFAIALKRAGLDPVADVDFKPFPGPLLRAAVEKGEAHAIADTDPNTFLWLKDGKFKEISSNLSGDYAQRACCIVGVRGGLVRDDRPTAAAIARALLEAADFAHAHPSEAAATYLPFAPGSVSLDDLTTLAKYHTHQHHPVGQALKDQLASYAEELKLVSVFKPTTDTAKYAARIYADVLS encoded by the coding sequence ATGACGAACCGTCAAGACAGCGACAAACCGGCGGGCGTCGCATCGTCCCGCCGCATTTTTATCGCCGGGGCCGCCGCGGCGGCCGTCGGAGCGCCCGCAGCCCTCGCGGCCGGCCGCGTCTTCGCCTTTCCGCGCGCGGCGATCGACGCGCAGGGGCTGCCGATCTGCAGCGTCGCGGCCGACGGTCCGGCGCCCGCGGCCGGGCCGCTGAAGAAAATCACCTTCGCCTGGAACGCCGGCGCGCCCTGCCTCGTCGCCGTCACTGTCGCCAAGGATAAAGGCTTCTTCGCAAGACATGGGCTCGACGTCGACCTCATCAACTACTCCGGCTCGACCGACCAACTGCTCGAGACGCTCGCGACCGGCAAAGCCGACGCCGCAATCGGCATGGCCCTGCGCTGGCTGAAGCCGCTGGAGCAGGGCTTTGACGTCAAGATCATCGCCAGCACTCATGGCGGCTGCCTGCGCCTTCTCGTTCCGGCGGACTCCGGGCTCGGCGATCTCAAGGACCTCAAGGGAAAAACGATCGCCGTCAGCGACATGAATGCGCCGGGAAAAAACTTCTTCGCGATCGCTCTGAAAAGGGCGGGGCTCGATCCCGTCGCGGACGTCGATTTCAAGCCGTTTCCGGGACCGCTTCTGCGCGCCGCCGTGGAGAAAGGCGAGGCGCACGCCATCGCCGATACGGATCCCAACACCTTCCTCTGGCTGAAGGACGGCAAGTTCAAGGAGATCTCGTCGAATCTTTCGGGGGACTATGCGCAGCGAGCCTGTTGCATCGTCGGCGTGCGCGGCGGGCTGGTCCGCGACGATCGGCCGACCGCCGCGGCCATCGCCCGGGCGCTGCTCGAGGCGGCGGACTTCGCCCATGCTCATCCCAGTGAGGCCGCCGCCACCTATCTGCCTTTCGCGCCCGGCAGCGTCTCCCTCGACGATCTGACGACGCTCGCGAAATATCATACACATCAGCACCATCCCGTCGGTCAGGCGCTGAAGGATCAGCTCGCAAGCTATGCGGAAGAGTTGAAGCTCGTCTCCGTCTTCAAGCCGACGACGGATACGGCGAAATACGCCGCGCGCATCTATGCCGATGTCCTCAGCTGA
- a CDS encoding LysR family transcriptional regulator yields MTFDARLLSGVGVLIAVVETGSFVRAGEKLGLSDSGVSRAIARLEARLGVRLLDRTTRALRLTDDGRRFHAEATPLLLQLADAAAELGAARANVRGRLRVEVDPFFSRLALAPRLGAFLDRYPDLTLELITTEAPGDLVARGFDLAIRFGEPRAGGLIARKLLDTRILTVASPRYIERNGRPAQPRDLVRHRCIQYRDPASGRPFAWEFRKGRKIVPVEVEGPLTVSDVGTMLQAATAGVGVAQVMALGSEALLESGALVELFPDWPDETFPLHAFYPSRHQPSLRVRALIDFCLELGVA; encoded by the coding sequence ATGACCTTCGACGCGCGCCTCCTCTCTGGCGTCGGCGTGTTGATCGCGGTGGTGGAGACGGGAAGCTTCGTCCGCGCCGGGGAAAAACTCGGGCTATCGGACTCAGGCGTCAGCCGCGCCATCGCGCGGCTAGAGGCGCGGCTCGGCGTTCGCCTGCTCGACCGGACGACGCGGGCTCTGCGGCTGACCGACGACGGGCGCCGCTTTCACGCCGAGGCGACGCCCCTCCTCCTGCAATTGGCCGATGCGGCGGCGGAGCTTGGCGCGGCCCGCGCCAATGTTCGCGGACGGCTGCGCGTCGAGGTCGATCCGTTCTTCTCGCGGCTCGCGCTGGCGCCGCGGCTCGGCGCGTTTCTCGATCGCTATCCCGATTTGACGCTTGAGCTCATCACGACCGAGGCGCCGGGCGATCTCGTCGCGCGCGGCTTCGACCTCGCAATCCGCTTCGGCGAACCCCGCGCCGGCGGCCTGATCGCCCGCAAGCTGCTCGACACGCGCATTCTGACGGTGGCCTCGCCGCGCTACATCGAGCGGAACGGGCGGCCCGCGCAGCCGCGCGATCTCGTCCGCCACCGCTGCATTCAGTATCGCGATCCGGCGAGCGGCCGGCCCTTCGCATGGGAGTTTCGCAAAGGCCGCAAGATCGTGCCGGTCGAGGTGGAAGGGCCGCTCACGGTGAGCGACGTCGGGACCATGCTGCAGGCGGCCACGGCCGGCGTCGGCGTTGCGCAGGTGATGGCGCTCGGCAGCGAGGCGCTGCTCGAGAGTGGCGCGCTGGTCGAGCTGTTTCCCGATTGGCCCGACGAGACGTTCCCCCTTCACGCCTTTTATCCCTCGCGCCATCAGCCCTCGTTGAGGGTAAGGGCGCTGATCGACTTTTGCCTTGAGCTCGGCGTGGCCTGA
- a CDS encoding cysteine dioxygenase has product MSNLYRLRDFVVAATRAIDGEPPDEAAQLARIRPLLAELIAQDDWLPPDYAIPGPDYYRQYLLHADPLARLSVVSFVWGPGQRTPVHDHRVWGLVGVLRGAEISTSYFASPGGALIAGATERLERGDVTAVSPRLGDIHTVANAYDDRTSISIHVYGGNIGAVARAVFDPATGAQKPFISGYSNTAVPNLWSHGETGRRSS; this is encoded by the coding sequence ATGAGCAATCTCTACCGCTTGCGCGATTTCGTCGTCGCGGCGACGCGCGCCATCGACGGCGAGCCGCCGGACGAAGCGGCGCAGCTTGCGCGGATCAGGCCTTTGCTGGCCGAACTCATCGCGCAGGACGATTGGCTCCCGCCGGATTACGCCATTCCGGGGCCGGACTATTACCGCCAATATCTGCTGCACGCGGACCCGCTCGCGCGACTTTCGGTGGTGAGCTTCGTCTGGGGTCCTGGCCAGCGCACGCCGGTACATGATCATCGTGTCTGGGGACTCGTCGGCGTCCTGCGCGGCGCGGAGATTTCGACGTCCTATTTCGCGTCGCCCGGCGGCGCCTTGATCGCCGGCGCGACGGAGCGCCTGGAGCGCGGCGACGTCACGGCGGTGTCGCCGCGCCTCGGCGACATTCACACCGTCGCCAACGCCTATGACGATCGAACCTCGATCAGCATCCACGTCTATGGCGGCAATATCGGCGCGGTCGCGCGCGCCGTCTTCGATCCGGCGACGGGCGCGCAAAAGCCGTTTATTTCGGGCTATTCTAACACGGCCGTGCCCAATCTCTGGAGCCATGGCGAGACCGGCCGAAGATCGTCATAA
- a CDS encoding DUF2252 family protein, with amino-acid sequence MSFVDENTAFEEWLRSQCHVVEADLDYKHVRMKKDAFTFLRATFFRWAQRIETICPTLREAPAAPSVGDAHTENFGTWRDGDGRLVWGVNDFDEAAVIAYPFDLVRLATSVRLAPGAALDNHAAAKAILDGYGEGLDRPGPMLLDENATLMRPFVEGAEDSPRKFWDEVASYPAAEPPGEVQDVLRLSLPADAVVERFASRRKGGGGLGRPRFVAAARWRGGGVVREAKALVPSAWNWAHGRGGSAPSFSDLATGKYRSPDPFLRDVGKFIVRRIAADSRKIELGETAGAELSLRLLSAMAMDLASIHAVNNSDRQAIREHLVAQPPDWLHDAAAAAAVDVKKDFDEWRR; translated from the coding sequence ATGTCTTTTGTCGACGAAAACACGGCCTTTGAAGAGTGGCTTCGCAGTCAATGCCACGTCGTCGAAGCGGACCTTGATTACAAGCATGTGAGGATGAAGAAGGACGCCTTCACATTCCTGCGTGCGACGTTTTTCCGCTGGGCGCAGCGCATCGAGACGATTTGCCCGACCCTGCGCGAGGCGCCGGCGGCGCCAAGCGTTGGCGACGCCCACACGGAAAATTTTGGCACGTGGCGCGACGGCGACGGCCGATTGGTATGGGGCGTGAACGATTTCGATGAGGCGGCGGTGATTGCATATCCGTTTGATCTCGTTCGCCTTGCCACAAGCGTCAGGCTCGCTCCGGGCGCGGCCCTCGACAATCATGCCGCCGCCAAGGCGATCCTCGATGGATATGGGGAGGGACTTGATCGACCAGGGCCCATGCTGCTCGATGAGAACGCGACCTTGATGCGGCCTTTCGTCGAAGGCGCCGAGGACAGTCCGCGCAAATTCTGGGACGAGGTCGCGAGCTATCCAGCGGCGGAGCCGCCGGGCGAGGTTCAGGACGTGCTTCGGCTGAGCCTTCCCGCCGATGCTGTCGTCGAAAGGTTCGCGTCACGCCGAAAGGGCGGGGGAGGGTTGGGACGCCCGCGCTTCGTCGCGGCCGCGCGCTGGCGCGGCGGCGGCGTCGTCCGTGAGGCGAAGGCGCTGGTCCCCTCAGCGTGGAACTGGGCCCATGGCCGAGGCGGTTCAGCGCCGTCTTTCTCCGACCTCGCCACGGGCAAATATCGATCGCCCGATCCATTCCTTCGCGACGTCGGCAAATTTATTGTCCGGCGGATCGCCGCCGATTCTCGCAAAATCGAACTCGGCGAGACCGCGGGCGCGGAGCTCAGTCTTCGACTGCTGAGCGCCATGGCGATGGATCTGGCCTCAATTCACGCCGTCAACAATTCGGACAGGCAAGCCATTCGGGAACATCTTGTTGCGCAGCCGCCCGACTGGCTTCACGACGCCGCCGCAGCTGCTGCGGTTGATGTGAAAAAAGACTTTGACGAATGGCGGCGCTGA
- a CDS encoding NAD(P)H-binding protein: MFAITGITGRVGSAVAERLLAEGVPVRAVARDAAKAERWRRRGCDVALAEMSDRNALARAFANAAGVFILLPPLFDPAPGFPEMRSIIAAVRGALEEARPARVVCLSTVGAQAAQENLLSQLGLMERELSGLDLPVAFLRAAWFMENAAWDVAPAREEGVLRSFLQPLDRAIPMVATADIGALAAKVLQGDWIGRRVIELQAPALVSPNDLAAALAKLLDRPVVAEAAPRSQWEGVFRAQGMHNPEPRMRMLDGFNEGWIAFEGGPRVASVKGPTPLETALRPLL; the protein is encoded by the coding sequence ATGTTCGCGATCACCGGTATTACAGGCCGTGTCGGAAGCGCCGTCGCGGAACGGCTGCTCGCGGAAGGCGTCCCCGTCCGGGCCGTGGCTCGCGACGCAGCCAAGGCCGAGCGCTGGAGAAGACGGGGATGCGACGTGGCGCTGGCGGAAATGTCCGACCGCAACGCCCTCGCGCGCGCCTTCGCGAACGCCGCGGGCGTTTTCATCCTGTTGCCGCCGCTGTTCGACCCGGCCCCTGGCTTTCCGGAAATGCGCTCCATTATCGCGGCCGTGCGCGGCGCATTGGAGGAGGCGCGGCCGGCTCGCGTCGTATGTCTTTCGACTGTCGGCGCGCAGGCGGCGCAGGAAAATCTCCTCAGCCAACTCGGATTGATGGAGCGGGAGCTCAGCGGCCTTGACCTGCCGGTCGCCTTCCTGCGCGCTGCCTGGTTCATGGAGAACGCCGCCTGGGACGTTGCGCCAGCGCGCGAGGAGGGCGTTCTGCGCAGTTTTTTGCAGCCGCTCGACCGCGCCATCCCGATGGTCGCAACCGCGGACATCGGCGCCCTCGCGGCCAAAGTGCTGCAAGGAGACTGGATCGGCCGGCGAGTCATCGAGCTGCAAGCGCCTGCGCTTGTGTCGCCAAACGATCTCGCCGCGGCGCTCGCCAAGCTGCTGGATCGGCCCGTCGTCGCCGAAGCCGCGCCACGATCGCAGTGGGAGGGCGTCTTTCGCGCGCAAGGCATGCACAACCCCGAGCCGCGCATGCGGATGCTGGACGGCTTCAACGAAGGCTGGATCGCCTTCGAGGGCGGCCCCCGCGTCGCATCCGTCAAGGGGCCGACGCCGCTGGAAACGGCGCTGCGCCCTCTGCTCTAA
- a CDS encoding LLM class flavin-dependent oxidoreductase yields the protein MSVEFIGMIQPRKQSEIHPADRSVVLDRGYLQDFAHAHEAGGFDRALIGYYSDTPDGLLLGGYIAEQTTRLGLLIAHRPGFVAPPVAARAFATLDQLSGGRAAIHVISGGDDADQRRDGDYLDKDARYARTEEYIEILRSIWGGDAPVSHAGRYYRFEAASPAVRTARSQPIPIYFGGASDAAVAVAARQADVFALWGETRAQVAEITGRVRATAARAGRVIRFSLSFRPILADTEAQAWARAEKIRETIIAGKGEAWLGRSNGEAPVNEGSRRLLAAAALGDRLDNCLWTGAAALTGARGNTTALVGTPHQVAEALLDYWRLGVSTFLLRGFDPLEDAIDYGERLIPLTRALIAAEQTADHTSGAPRSLASAAASF from the coding sequence ATGTCGGTCGAGTTCATCGGCATGATCCAGCCGCGCAAACAATCCGAAATCCATCCGGCCGACCGGTCCGTCGTGCTCGATCGCGGCTATCTGCAGGATTTCGCCCACGCCCACGAAGCGGGCGGCTTCGATCGCGCGCTCATCGGCTATTATTCCGATACGCCTGACGGCCTCCTGCTCGGCGGCTACATCGCCGAGCAGACAACCCGCCTCGGCCTTCTCATCGCGCATCGGCCGGGCTTCGTCGCGCCCCCTGTCGCCGCGCGGGCGTTCGCGACGCTCGACCAGCTGAGCGGCGGCCGGGCCGCCATTCATGTGATTTCCGGCGGCGACGACGCCGACCAGCGGCGCGACGGCGACTATCTCGACAAGGACGCGCGTTACGCCCGGACCGAGGAATATATCGAGATCCTGCGATCGATTTGGGGCGGCGACGCGCCAGTCAGCCACGCGGGGCGCTATTACCGCTTCGAGGCGGCCTCGCCCGCCGTGCGCACGGCGCGATCGCAACCAATTCCCATCTATTTCGGCGGCGCCTCGGACGCCGCTGTGGCTGTCGCGGCGCGCCAGGCCGATGTCTTCGCCCTCTGGGGCGAGACCCGCGCCCAGGTCGCCGAGATCACGGGCCGCGTGCGCGCGACGGCGGCGCGGGCCGGCCGCGTCATCCGCTTCAGCCTCTCCTTCCGCCCGATCCTCGCCGATACGGAGGCGCAGGCCTGGGCGCGGGCGGAGAAAATCCGCGAGACGATCATCGCCGGCAAGGGTGAGGCGTGGCTCGGGCGCTCGAATGGCGAAGCGCCGGTCAACGAAGGTTCGCGCCGTCTCCTTGCGGCCGCCGCCCTTGGCGACCGGCTCGACAATTGTCTGTGGACGGGAGCCGCGGCGCTGACCGGCGCCCGCGGCAACACCACCGCGCTTGTCGGAACGCCGCATCAGGTCGCCGAAGCGTTGCTCGATTATTGGCGGCTTGGCGTCTCCACATTTCTCCTCCGCGGCTTCGATCCGCTCGAGGATGCGATCGACTATGGGGAGCGGCTCATTCCGCTGACGCGCGCCCTCATCGCCGCCGAGCAAACCGCCGACCACACAAGCGGGGCGCCGCGATCATTGGCGAGCGCCGCGGCGTCGTTCTAG
- a CDS encoding ABC transporter ATP-binding protein has protein sequence MVSLAYAEAPAAGLDLAIRDVSHRFDLGGTSLPVLERISFSASRGEFVALLGPSGCGKSTLLRLVAGLDRPTSGEISADGRTILGPDPSRVVVFQDPTLYPWRTVWRNVALGLEAQGLLRSRRGRVDDALRLVGLESFAKAYPHQLSGGMAQRVALARALVNDPDLLILDEPLGRLDSLTRLAMQGEIVNLWRRAGFTVLLVTHDIEEALLMATRVIVFSARPARAIADIRVDKPYPRHRDDPDLVQQRRQILALLGLEASW, from the coding sequence ATGGTGAGCCTTGCTTATGCCGAAGCCCCGGCTGCAGGCCTCGATCTCGCCATTCGCGATGTCAGTCACCGGTTCGACCTTGGCGGGACGTCGCTGCCGGTGCTGGAGCGCATCAGTTTCTCCGCGTCGCGCGGCGAGTTCGTCGCGCTGCTCGGGCCGAGCGGCTGCGGCAAGTCGACCCTGCTGCGGCTCGTCGCCGGCCTCGATCGGCCGACGTCGGGCGAGATCAGCGCCGACGGAAGGACGATCCTCGGCCCCGATCCCTCGCGCGTCGTCGTCTTCCAGGACCCGACGCTCTATCCCTGGCGCACGGTCTGGCGCAACGTCGCCCTCGGCCTCGAGGCGCAGGGTCTTTTGCGCAGCCGGCGCGGCCGCGTCGACGACGCCCTGCGTCTCGTCGGACTTGAGTCCTTCGCCAAAGCCTATCCGCATCAGCTCTCGGGCGGCATGGCGCAGCGCGTCGCGCTGGCGCGGGCTCTCGTCAATGATCCCGATCTTCTGATCCTCGACGAACCGCTCGGCAGGCTCGATTCCCTGACGCGCCTCGCGATGCAGGGCGAAATTGTCAATCTGTGGCGGCGCGCCGGCTTCACGGTCTTGCTCGTCACGCATGACATCGAGGAAGCGCTGCTGATGGCGACGCGGGTCATCGTCTTCAGCGCGCGGCCCGCCAGGGCGATCGCCGACATCCGCGTCGACAAGCCCTATCCGCGGCATCGTGACGATCCAGATCTCGTGCAGCAGCGCCGACAGATTCTCGCCCTTCTCGGGCTGGAAGCGTCCTGGTAG
- a CDS encoding acyl-CoA dehydrogenase family protein, giving the protein MYLDKIDDVDVAIAGLAHEFAQTAAAHDAAASFPFDNIARLRDVGAPGFVVPKEFGGRGFGLARAEAVVNRIARGEPSTALVLTQQYLFHATMLRSAAYPPTLRERIFHTAVGDGALINNLRVEPELGTPARGGLPATLARRTPQGWSLSGHKTFATGCPALAWHAIFARTDEPQPRVGIFVVPAGAPGLRIEESWRHLGMRASASHDVILEDVNIPEDHAAELVLAEHASGPDAFQAAWLSVLFSTVYDGVARVARDWFVGFLRDRRPANLGAPLASLPRMQEALGAIDAALYVSRALLDQHVERVDRGDTPAQQDSYYLKHAVTANALKAVSKALEVSGNPGLSQVNPLERHYRDILCARVHSPQDDSILVGGGRQALTAAGALSAN; this is encoded by the coding sequence ATGTATCTCGACAAGATCGACGATGTCGACGTCGCCATAGCCGGGCTGGCGCATGAATTCGCGCAGACAGCCGCCGCCCATGACGCGGCGGCGTCCTTCCCCTTCGACAATATCGCGCGCCTTCGCGACGTCGGCGCGCCCGGCTTCGTCGTCCCCAAGGAGTTCGGCGGCCGCGGTTTCGGCCTCGCCCGGGCGGAGGCCGTCGTCAACCGCATCGCGCGCGGCGAGCCTTCGACGGCGCTGGTGCTGACGCAGCAATATCTTTTCCATGCGACGATGCTGCGCAGCGCGGCCTACCCGCCGACCCTTCGCGAGCGCATTTTCCACACGGCGGTTGGGGACGGCGCCCTCATCAACAATCTGCGCGTCGAACCGGAGCTCGGCACGCCCGCCCGCGGCGGCCTGCCCGCGACGCTCGCCCGGCGCACGCCGCAAGGCTGGTCGCTCAGCGGCCACAAGACCTTCGCCACCGGCTGTCCCGCCCTCGCCTGGCACGCGATCTTCGCCCGCACCGACGAGCCGCAGCCCCGCGTTGGAATTTTCGTCGTCCCGGCCGGCGCGCCGGGCCTCCGGATCGAGGAGAGCTGGCGTCACCTCGGCATGCGCGCGAGCGCCAGCCACGACGTCATCCTCGAAGACGTGAACATCCCGGAGGATCACGCGGCCGAGCTCGTTCTGGCCGAACACGCCTCCGGGCCGGACGCCTTTCAGGCGGCGTGGCTGTCGGTCCTGTTCAGCACCGTCTATGACGGCGTCGCCCGCGTCGCGCGCGACTGGTTCGTCGGCTTCCTGCGCGATCGCCGGCCCGCCAATCTCGGCGCACCGTTGGCGAGCCTGCCGCGGATGCAGGAGGCGCTGGGCGCGATCGACGCCGCGCTTTACGTCAGCCGCGCGCTCCTTGACCAGCACGTCGAACGCGTCGATCGCGGCGATACGCCGGCGCAGCAGGACAGCTACTACCTCAAGCACGCCGTGACCGCCAATGCGCTGAAGGCGGTCTCGAAGGCGCTGGAAGTCTCGGGCAATCCGGGCCTCTCGCAGGTCAATCCGCTCGAGCGGCACTATCGCGACATTCTCTGCGCGCGCGTCCACTCGCCGCAAGACGACAGCATCCTCGTTGGCGGCGGGCGGCAAGCCCTGACCGCTGCGGGCGCTTTATCCGCAAATTGA
- a CDS encoding cupin domain-containing protein, whose amino-acid sequence MDELSRRNILALGAAASVAGIGPAVAGPSFGNPDEPPQGVINTTGNPASVTIPGPHDDVMSGQFPTSINPPPTDVGALPEFWATFNNAQRRIQNGGWARQVTQESFPISTTISGVDMRLAAGAIREMHWHQAAEWAFVTYGSCRVTVLDPQGRASVADVKEGDLWYFPAGYPHSLQGLGPDGAQFLLCFDDGKQSEYDTLLLNEWFAHTPPDVLALNFGVPAETFSKIPLTDTYIFQSELPGSLAADLAAVKSSAGLPPNPFVFSLGSGPVAKQTKGGMVQIADSDNFKVSKTIAAALVTVHPGGMRELHWHPNADEWQYYIKGAGQMTVFDTGPKAVTTNFHPGDIGYIKRNFGHYIKNVGSNDLVFLEVFRADSYQDIGLSDWLTHTPPQMVTSHLNIPADVIAKFPRASVGVVPV is encoded by the coding sequence ATGGACGAGCTTTCACGGCGTAACATACTGGCGCTCGGCGCGGCGGCGAGCGTCGCGGGGATTGGCCCCGCAGTCGCCGGCCCCTCTTTCGGTAACCCGGACGAGCCGCCCCAGGGCGTCATCAACACCACAGGCAATCCGGCCAGCGTGACCATTCCGGGGCCGCATGACGACGTCATGTCGGGTCAGTTCCCGACCTCGATCAATCCGCCGCCGACGGACGTCGGCGCGCTGCCGGAGTTCTGGGCGACATTCAACAACGCGCAGCGGCGCATCCAGAACGGCGGCTGGGCGCGCCAGGTCACGCAGGAAAGCTTTCCGATTTCGACGACGATCTCAGGCGTCGACATGCGTCTCGCCGCGGGCGCGATCCGCGAGATGCACTGGCATCAGGCGGCGGAATGGGCTTTCGTGACCTATGGTTCATGCCGCGTCACCGTGCTCGACCCACAGGGACGCGCATCGGTCGCCGATGTGAAGGAAGGCGATCTGTGGTATTTTCCGGCCGGCTATCCGCACTCCCTGCAGGGGTTAGGCCCGGATGGCGCACAGTTTTTGCTTTGCTTCGACGACGGCAAGCAGTCCGAATATGACACGCTGTTGCTGAATGAGTGGTTCGCCCACACGCCGCCGGACGTCCTCGCTCTAAATTTTGGCGTGCCGGCCGAGACCTTCAGCAAGATCCCGCTGACCGACACCTACATCTTCCAAAGCGAACTCCCCGGCTCGCTTGCGGCCGACCTCGCCGCCGTCAAGAGCTCCGCCGGCCTGCCGCCCAATCCGTTCGTCTTCTCGCTCGGAAGCGGCCCTGTGGCCAAGCAGACCAAGGGCGGAATGGTGCAGATCGCCGACAGCGACAATTTCAAAGTTTCGAAAACAATCGCCGCCGCCCTCGTCACCGTTCATCCCGGCGGCATGCGGGAATTGCATTGGCATCCGAACGCCGACGAGTGGCAGTATTACATCAAGGGCGCCGGCCAGATGACTGTGTTCGACACCGGGCCGAAGGCGGTCACGACCAATTTTCATCCGGGCGACATCGGCTACATCAAGCGCAACTTCGGCCACTACATCAAGAATGTCGGCTCCAATGACCTCGTGTTCCTCGAAGTGTTTCGCGCGGATTCCTATCAGGACATCGGCCTGTCGGACTGGTTGACCCACACGCCGCCGCAAATGGTGACGTCGCATCTGAACATCCCGGCCGACGTCATCGCCAAATTCCCGCGCGCGAGCGTCGGGGTCGTGCCGGTCTAA
- a CDS encoding energy transducer TonB produces the protein MPEKKARGRSRFTIYHGLAASFALHCALALPFVLEELAAGPDEPEILVVELQGVVAETQTEQKTLQETKGAAEQDAADAGRPAQAAAAPPEPPPPEDPPKDVPPPEETFPEPPAPAPTPPPTEAAPPQPSPGAGANTSAGAEERSAAQRIRTERDAELDRLKAYVKLLTKKVQAHLAYPDEERQAGLQGAATVSFTILPGGAIRPESLKIISTSGQPKLDASALKTIRLSAPFDPPPREMTVAVAVAFGRRR, from the coding sequence ATGCCCGAAAAAAAGGCGCGCGGACGATCGCGGTTCACAATCTATCACGGCCTGGCCGCCTCGTTCGCGCTGCATTGCGCGCTCGCCCTGCCCTTCGTGCTGGAGGAGCTGGCGGCGGGGCCCGATGAGCCGGAGATCCTCGTCGTCGAACTGCAAGGCGTCGTCGCGGAGACCCAGACCGAACAGAAGACTCTTCAGGAGACCAAGGGGGCCGCGGAGCAGGATGCGGCGGATGCGGGCAGGCCTGCGCAGGCTGCCGCCGCCCCCCCGGAGCCGCCGCCGCCCGAAGATCCGCCAAAGGATGTCCCGCCGCCCGAAGAGACTTTTCCAGAGCCGCCCGCTCCCGCGCCAACCCCGCCTCCGACTGAAGCCGCGCCGCCGCAGCCGTCGCCGGGGGCGGGGGCCAACACGAGCGCCGGCGCCGAGGAGCGCAGCGCAGCGCAAAGGATCAGGACGGAGCGCGACGCGGAGCTCGACCGCCTCAAAGCCTATGTCAAACTGCTGACGAAAAAGGTTCAGGCCCACCTCGCCTATCCCGACGAAGAGCGGCAAGCCGGTCTGCAGGGCGCGGCGACGGTTTCCTTCACCATCCTTCCGGGCGGAGCGATCCGTCCGGAAAGCTTGAAGATCATATCGACCAGCGGCCAGCCGAAGCTCGATGCGAGCGCGCTGAAGACGATTCGGCTGAGCGCGCCCTTCGATCCGCCGCCCAGGGAGATGACCGTGGCGGTCGCCGTGGCCTTCGGCCGCAGGCGCTAG
- a CDS encoding ABC transporter permease: protein MSSADRHAAAPALAAVEKRFSAAAERGFSRAALASTAAATWLALAALTLRWPDVGEWGRGSELAIAASVIGLCLAALACVEFGAFGPAATARAAPLRRLTPWLCALGIAFSIWELLAAKTGVLPQPFFPPPQAILEVFTDDYAKLAESVLASVKLELLGFAFGASAGFLIGVWLGWSRRFGYWVHPVLRLIGPLPATAWLPIAFFAFPSSWSASIFLIGLTTGFPVAVLTSSGVSSVNTAYYDVARTLGAGRWFLVWRVAVPAALPHVFVGLFMGLSASFAVLVTAEMMGVKAGLGFYLQWAQSWASYANMYAALLVMSAMCAGLITLLFKVRARLMSYQKAEVKW from the coding sequence ATGTCCTCAGCTGATCGTCACGCGGCGGCGCCGGCTCTCGCCGCCGTCGAGAAGCGATTTTCGGCGGCCGCCGAAAGAGGGTTTTCGCGCGCCGCCCTCGCCTCTACCGCGGCGGCGACATGGCTCGCTTTGGCCGCGCTGACGCTGCGATGGCCCGATGTCGGCGAATGGGGTCGCGGATCGGAATTGGCGATCGCCGCCAGCGTGATCGGCCTTTGCCTAGCGGCGCTCGCTTGCGTCGAATTCGGCGCTTTCGGGCCGGCGGCCACGGCCCGCGCCGCGCCGTTGCGCCGCTTGACGCCCTGGCTCTGCGCGCTGGGGATTGCCTTCTCGATATGGGAATTGCTGGCGGCCAAGACCGGCGTGTTGCCGCAACCCTTCTTTCCGCCGCCGCAGGCGATCCTCGAAGTTTTTACTGACGACTACGCAAAGCTCGCCGAGAGCGTTTTGGCTTCGGTCAAGCTTGAGCTGCTTGGCTTTGCTTTCGGCGCTTCGGCCGGTTTCCTGATCGGCGTTTGGCTGGGCTGGTCGCGCCGCTTCGGCTATTGGGTCCACCCGGTGCTGCGGCTGATCGGGCCGTTGCCGGCGACGGCGTGGCTGCCGATCGCCTTCTTTGCTTTTCCATCGAGCTGGAGCGCCTCGATTTTCCTGATTGGGCTCACCACCGGATTTCCGGTCGCGGTGCTGACCTCATCGGGGGTGTCGAGCGTCAACACGGCCTATTATGACGTCGCGCGCACGCTCGGCGCGGGCCGGTGGTTTCTCGTCTGGAGGGTCGCGGTCCCCGCGGCGCTGCCGCATGTCTTCGTCGGCCTGTTCATGGGCCTTTCCGCCTCTTTCGCGGTGCTCGTCACCGCGGAAATGATGGGCGTCAAGGCGGGCCTCGGCTTCTATCTGCAATGGGCGCAGAGCTGGGCGTCTTACGCCAATATGTATGCGGCGCTGCTCGTCATGTCGGCGATGTGCGCCGGCCTCATTACGCTTCTTTTCAAGGTCCGCGCGCGCCTCATGTCCTACCAGAAGGCCGAGGTGAAATGGTGA